ACGATATGGCTCGTGCCCAGTCCTTCGGAAAGGCTATCAGAGAGCTCTGCCTTGGGGGGTCGGAGGACATCTCAGAGGTGGAGCTTCCTGGAAAGGAACCCTACAAAGAGCCATCTGTCATGCCAGAGGGTTCGCCTGAGACGATCTTGGAGAAGTGTACCCTCTGCGGCAAATGCGCCTCCTTGTGTCCAGTCGGGGCCATAGACGTCCTCGATCCGTCGATTACCGACGGAGTCGCCTGCACCTTTTGCTGTGCCTGCGTCAAAGGCTGCCCCACCGGCGCCAGGGTCTTGACCCTTGAACCGGTGGCATCGGTTAGTAAAAAGCTCTGGGATAACTTCTCCGCCAGAAGGGAACCGGAGGTCTTTATACCTATGTAGGGGCTGTACGCTATCTGGTCTTATAGGTATAATCTTTATTCGAAAACATAATTTATTTAGGATAGGGAGAGGTGATGCTTATGGGTCTCAGAGCGATAGTAGGGCTTGTCCTTTTGATGACGCCGCTTTTGTCCCAATCGGTGGCTTTCTCGGAGGAGATCGACACGAATCGGTTGGAGGAATTTATCGGTGAAGAGCACTGTGTCCTAGTCGATACCAGAGACAGCGATGCCTTTAACGGCTGGAGACTGGACGATGTTTCCAGAGGAGGCCATATCGTCGGTGCGGTCAATTTCTCCGCTTCCTGGCTCGACATTGACCATAAGGGCGGAGAAGAGGTTTTAAAGCAGGCTTTGTCCGACAAGGGAATCGTAAAGGACAAAACGGTGGTACTCTACGATGTAAATGGTCGTGATGCCGCTAAGGTTAAGGTATGGCTCGAAGGCAGAGGTTTTGGCGACATATTAACCTACGATGCTAAAAAATGGATCGACGACCCGGCGCATCCTGTGGAGACTCTGCCTGGCTACGGTCTATTGATTCCTGCTGAGGTGCTGAAGGACCTTGTGAACGGCAAGAGGCCGGAGACCTTCGAAAACGCCGGAAAGATCATAATACTGGAGGCCAGCTGGGGAGAGGAAAAGAACTCTTACGCCAAGGGCCATATCCCTGGTGCAGTTCACGTCGACACCGACTGGGTAGAGCCTCCGGTAGAACGACTCTTGAAAGGCGAGGATAAACCTGTGACCATGTGGATCTTGGCCTCCGACGATAAGCTGATGGACCTGGCCAAGAGACTTGGCGTTTCCGCGAGCGATACTGTCGTCGTTACAGGTGAAAACCAGATGGCGGCCTACAGAGTGGCATTTGTCATGGAGTATCTGGGAGTCGAAGACGTCAGGGCCCTCAACGGTGGCATAGGTAGCTGGGTACGTGCGGGATACTCGTTGGACACCGATAGCGTCAAGGGCGAGCCGTCGTCGACTTTGGCAGAACATCCCCTGGCAGGCCTGAAATATTGGACTCTCTTGACCAGACCAAAGAGAGACTTGCTAGCGACGATAGTTTTGTGTTGGTGGACATAAGGACCTGGGATGAGCATATCGGTGAGGTCTCGGGATACTCCTATCACCACAGAAAGGGACGTATTCCAGGCTCCGTCTTTGCCTACGCAGGCAAGACCGACTCCAACTCTCTGGACTACTATCGAAACTTAGACGGAACTATGAGAGAGCCTAGAGATATTCTTTCCATGTGGGAGAGCTGCGGCGTCGATACGTCAAAGCATCTATCGTTTATGTGCGGTAGCGGCTGGCGGGCTGCGGAGGTCTGGTTCTACGCTAGGGCCATGGGCCTTGATGATACCTCTATGTTCAGCGACGGTTGGATAGGATGGAGCAACGAAGGATATCCCTTCGAAACAGGGGAGCCGGTAAGATAGGCGCTTCGATAAAAAGGCCCGGGAAAGTCTCTCCCAGGGCCTTTTTCCTCTTTTTGGTGTTTATTGTGCAGGTTTCTCTTCTGGCCCTCTGCCCCGTTCTCCGTTGGCTCTGTGAGAAGAGAGCGGGAGTCATGAAGCACGTATATTACAGGTCCGTTCAGCTACGCTACGGCATCATGTCCGACGGCAATATGACGTTACTTTCGGTGGCCGCATCGCTTTCCGCTCTGGCTCTGATTTACTTCGCCTTTATCCGGCGAGACAGATTGAGCCGAATTTGTCTCGCGGAGATTTGGTGGGGGGCCTGCCTCGGCCTGTTCCTAGCCTCTGTCACGGCAATGAGATGGTCGACAGATCACGTCGCCTATCGCTATGTCGTTATGACGGCCTTTTGGCCATGGATTATCCAACTTGCCCCACTCTTAACCTGTCGTAGGAAGGCCTAAAGCATAGAAATTCTGGTCTGTCCTTTTTGAGGCTGTCGATGTAATATCGTCGGGTAACCTTAAAGTGTTGTACACTGGTGGCTTATAGGAGGGGGTGACATGGTGCAGAAAGCAACAGCGAAAATATCGGCCTTTGCCATCCTATGTGCCGTTTTTGTCGCCATTGCCGTCGGTCCCTCCGAGGCCAAGGTCTCCCAGGGTGCCATGGAGAGGGCGTGGGAGAGGCTGTCAGAGACCACCGGCTTTAATGCGTCGTTACACCTGGAGGAGAAGGACGAGACTAACGCCTACATAACCATCGAAAACGGTGCCTATAAGGTCGTCGTCTTTCGGGGGCTGTTGAACGTCCTTGAGACCGAGGACGAGATCGCAGGGGTTTTGGCCCACGAGATGGGACACGGGATCCACGGCCATCTTGAGTCAGCCATGAAGCGAAACGCCGGGATCGGCCTCCTGTCGGTTCTCCTGAACGAACTGCTGGACAACGACACTGTGGAGGTCGCCATAGGCTTAGGGGCAACCCTGGCGGTTCAGGGATACAGCAGGGAACAGGAGGTCGAGGCGGACGACGCCGGAGTGGAGTACGCCTACAAGGCGGGATACTCTGCCTGGTCGCTGTACAACGCCATAAAAAGGATGGCCGACAACGGCCAAGTGACCTCCCCCAGCGGCTTCAACTCCCATCCCCCCACGGAGCGGAGGATGACCAGGCTCGCCGCCCAGGCCGAGGGGTGGGAGAAAAGCTACGTCAGGGAAAAGAGAAAATCCAAGCTACCCGAAAAGGAGGCCCCAAAACCCAAGGCCCTCCCGGTGGACGGCTTCGACCCAAACGGATCGGACCAGGCTAAAGTCATATCCACCTATCCTATAGAGAATGGCCTTAAAAACGTCCTTGGCATAATCCAGAGGGACGGATACGGCAAATACTCCTCCGGCAGGTATAAAGAGGCGGCCGCCTCCTTCGCCAGAGGTGTGGAATCCTACGATGGAAACTACCTGGGCGCTCTGTGGGCAGCAAGAGCCTACCACAGGGCTGGTCGGAAGGACGAGGCCCGCCGTTGGGTGGACTTGGCGCTGTCCATAAACGAGGACTACAGGCCAGCTAAGGAGCTTAAAGAGGAGCTCATGCCATAGAGCGGCAGAAGAGGAGGGGCGATTCGAATTTTCGAGTCGCCCCTCCTCTTCTTATGTACTGTTGTTTCTGATGGTATTGGCCTACGAAAGTATTGCTTTGGGGTTTACTCGTATCATAGTTTCCAGTTCGGACGTTGAAAATCCTTGTTCGTGCAGTAGCGTTAGATATTCCACCATGCCTTCGTCGGGAAACGGCGAGTCCTTCTGGCCGAAGTCCGTGGACAGTACGACGTGCTCAATCCCCACCGCACGGATCTGAGGGACAATTTCCTCAACCGTGACTTTCTTCCGGTGAACGGTGAAGTAGCTGTGTTCTATGAAAGCTCCGAAGGATACGCACTTTCTCTGTTGCTCCTCGGTGTACAGGTCTGCCGGGTTGTCTGCGTGGGTCACTATGGCTCGTTTGACGCCGTGCTCCTTGGCCGCTTGTAGCAGGATCAATCCCTCCGAGGCTCCTACGTGTCCAGTGGCAACAACCATATTTCTCTGGGCCGCTACCTCCAGTATCTCATGGACCTCCCGCTTGAGAGTACCGTCCTCTTGGAGCAGAGTGAGGTAGCCTGACGAAGGGGAAATGGCTACGTTGGATTTTGCCTGTTGGTATGATAGAGAGTCAAGCGTGGGCATCCACACGAACTTCCCGCCCATTTCCGCGCATTTTTCCACCCCAAAAGGGTTTAGTCCTCCGACGGATCGGTTCAAGGTTATTCCTCCGGCCACGGACAATCGAGGAAAACTTAGTTTGAGCAGAGAAGCCCTGGAGGCCGTCTCGAACCAGTGGTTCTTTATGACCATACCAGCCATGCCTGCCGCCATGCAACGCACTGCCATCTCCACGTCGGTGCATTTCCTTGGTAACACGTCAGGTGTTGTATGGACATGGAGGTCGTAGGATTGCGACAGTAGCTCTTTCATAGTCCTATACCCCGTGCCCCTAATAGGGCAGAACGAAGGGAATTGTCACTAAAATGACCAGATAGGTGAGAAGTATCATGGGTACACCGATCTTCATAAAGTCGATGAACTTGTAGTTGGTCCAGCCTACGGTCATCATGTTCTGAGGTGCAGCGAACGGCGTGGCGTATGAGGCTGCTCCCGCCAGAGTGATTATCATGGCGATAGGATACGGGCTGACCCCGATGGATTCCGCTATTGACATGCCGATGGGGAGAAATACCAAAATGGTCGGTATGTTAGACATTACCTGGGTTATGGCGGTCGTCGTAAAGAATATGACCGTTGTTATTGCGAAAGAGCTGGGATGTTCTCCCAGGATCTCCAGGATCAGGTTGGCCATAACGTTACCGGCTCCGCTGGCCTTTATTCCGGCAGACATGGCGCTCAAGGCTCCTACCAGTATGAGGCAATTCCAGTCGATGGCGTGGATAGCGTCCTTGATCGTCATGCATCTGGTTCCGACTATGACTAAGGCCCCTACCACCGCCGCGATGTGCATGGGGATCGCCTTCGGAGCCATGGCGATCACGGTAAGCACTGCGGCCATGGTCAGGCAGGCGATGATTGCGCACTTTTTGTTGAAGGGTTTTTTCTCTATCTGTGCGAACTCGGGGACGTACCCGGTGTCAGGCAAATATTTGGCTCCAACGAACGCAAAGAAAATAGTTCCTACGATGCAGACCCCTACCCCGAAGGGAGTTATGGCAAAAAAGCCGAATGGTACGTAGCCTAGGTTTGCCATAACTCCCGCTGCGGCGGCGTTCGAGCCCACTCCGACCAAGGTCACGAAGCCGCCGAACTGAGATCCGAATAGCAGTGCTAGCAATGTCTTGGATGGGCCGAGATCGGCGGATAGACACATGGCGGTTACGAGAGGAGCCATGGAAACGATGACCCCTATGTTGCTGCATATGGAGCTTAGGAAGCAGGAGACGATAAGCGTCACCAGTATGATGTTTCGTTCGCTCTTTCCAGTGATCTTTACCATCCTTTTGCCGATGATATCTGTGATTCCCGTATGGAATAGGGAAGATCCCACCACCATCATCGCCGCTAGCAAAACGATAATGTTGCTGTTATACCCGGCGAAGACATCGCGAACCGGGATTATTCCGGTGTATGCGTAGGCGATAGATGAGGCAATTGCAGTGACCACTATAGGAACAGGTTCCCATATAAAAAGTAAGATGGTTACCAGGAGAATGGCTAGACTAATGGTGATGGGGCTCAATAAAAACTCTCCCTTCCTTCGATTGAGGTGTTAAACCGGTGTCGACGACGTCTATCCTTGTCTTAGGGACGATAGACGTCGTCGATGATCTCAAATCCCTTTTCCTCTAGAAGCTTGTCGACCCATCCTCGCTTGGCGGTACCGTCTTTGGCGGCGGCCAACTTGGCCTCGTCGGATGCTTGGAACGCCTTGGCGTCTTCCAGAATTTGAGGAGCGTCCTTTCTGGGGATGACGATAACTCCGTCAGGATCGGCCAGGATTATGTCCCCGGCGTTCACGCTGACGTTGCCGCATGAAATCGGCACGTTGATCTCGCCGGGGCCCTCTTTGTAAGGACCTCCAGGAGTGGTGCCGGTACAGTAGACCGGGAAATCCCACTTGCCGATCTCGTCTATGTCACGGATAGGTCCGTCCAGAACAATCCCGGCTATTTTCTTGGTCTCCTTGAGATAGGCCATCATGACTTCGCCCATGAGAGATCTCGTATCGTCTTCCTCGTTTGACACAACGATGACGTCACCTTCGCTACAGAGGTTCAAAGCCGCATGGAGGGCTAGGTTATCTCCTGCTCGCCCCTTGACGGTGTATGCCGGTCCTACCATCATCTGGGCCTTGGGGCTGCTGACCAAGCGGATTCTTGGATGCATAGCGCAGCTTCGCGACATCACGTCTGCCGTGTTCGAGGCCGGGATTTTTTTGAACTGTTCCATGATCGTTGGATCGGGCATCTCTCTTTTGATATATATGCGTTTACCTACTGGCATTACTTGTCCCTCCTATTTTCTCTCATGATTTCGATGATTTCCTGCCATCCTTTAGGGGCATTGTCTATGAAACGTTCAGCGAACTTGAATTGTTCCATGTTCTCCAAACGGTGTTTTGTCGCCTCGGTCATGTCGGCGTTTATGGAGCTCTCCTCCAACATGGCTATGGACCCCTTCAATTCGGCGCCTCTACGGTGGCAATGGATGGCGGTTCCTGTGACCAGACGATTGAGATGAGACTTGAAGTCTGTGCCGTCCATCGATTTTGAGATAGAGGATACTACCTGATCGGATACGCCGTAGGCATCCGCTCCCTGGAGCATCTCGATCATGAGGGCGGCGATGCCCTTCATGAATATGCTGCGTACCAACTTGATCGCTGAGGCCGCCCCGGCTTTCTCTCCTGCGAGGGTGATCTTCATACCGTAGGGAGTCATCATTTCGTGGAATTTTTCCGCACCGTTTCCGCTGGCCGTGATGGGAACCTCATGTTTATCTTTAGGAAGAGAGCCGAGCATCGCGGCATCTACGAAAAAAACACCGCTGTCTTTGATGGCGTCCCAGATCCTTTCCTTTACAGATGGAGTGGAGGCACTGACGTCGATATAAAGCTTCCCGGGGGTTAATGCTTCTCTTATCTGATCGCATACGTCCATGGCAAAGGACGACGGAACTGCGACGAAGACCAAGTCGGCCCACTCTGCGATTTCACGAGCAGTCTTCAACATCTCCACCTTTGCCTCTTGGGCTCGATGTCGAATCAGCTTGCCCATGGTCTCATCGTCGGCCATGGCGTCGTAAGCGCGGATCTCGGAGATTCCTTCGCCGTTTAAACCTATGGATATGTTATAAGCGGCTTCGCCAAAACCGATAAAACCGATTTTCATTTTATTCCTCCTCTTCATCTTGAAGTATTCCTTTACTGATCCATGTTAGTATGAGTTTGCAACAAAACCAAACAGCTTTTTTGGGTAATTGAGACAAGATTATTTTGTAGATGATCTTAAAAAAGCGAGGCGGCCCCTAGAGAAGTTCTAAAGGACCGCCTCGCTTCTTGATTTAAAATTCGAGATCTCGGTAGACTATATCGCCGTCCTTGACCGTCATCATAGCTTTTAGGAGAATATTTCCCGTGATGACCTCTCCCAATCTGTCTCCAAATTTTGTGGGACAGTCTATCTCCTTAAGTATGGCGATGTCGGCTTTGCTACCGAGGGATAGAGAACCTATCTCACCCTGCATACCCAAGAGTTTTGAGGGGATCCATGTACAGCGTTCAATGACGTCCATGATGTCTATCCCCATGTTGCGATACTTCGAGAGGACGTGGAGCAGGTTGAATACAGCCGGCCTTTTGTAGAGGCTGCGGACGGTGAGGTCGGTGCTTATCGTGTCAGGCAGAAACCCCTCGGCAATCGCTGATCTTGCCACGGCGAAGGAAAAATGTATGTTGGCGTTGGCCACGTCGAAGATCACGCCCCTTTTCCGCGCTTTGAGTGTCTCTTTGGAGACGTGTCCAGAATCGTCCAGGATTGAGCCTCCATTGTCCTGGAAAGCGTGGGTCAATATGTCTCCAGGCCTCAACAGCTTGACGAGTTGATCCATGGGGCATGGCGGATTGGAGCAATGGACCATAACCGGTACGTTCAGTTCCTCCGCTATCTCTATGGTCGCCTTTAGGGGGTCCAGTCCCAGAGAACCTACGATCTCAGCTCCCTGACGGATCTTGAGCCCTACTAATTCGTCTCCGTAGTCATAGAAGATTCGTTTGATTTTCTTTCTATCGTAGTGTTTTGGGTCGGGATTTTCTAGGTATTGTCCTGTGGCAAGTCCAGCGGAGCACGAGTGGAGGAAGCATCGGGTTCGGAGCTTCATGCTTTTAAGCGATCCGCGATGCCCTTCGTAGGTAGCGCAGCCGGAGCTTCCGCAGTCCACGGCGGTGGTGACTCCAGAGGGAAAACAGACCGATTCTCCTGAGATGCCGATCTCTGCCAGGGGAAAGAGGTGAAGATGAAAGTCGATTAGGCCTGGAGTTACCAACGTGCCGGAACAGTCAATTGTCTGTTTTCCCGGTCCCTCTATATTGGATTCGACCGCTGCTATCCTTCCGTCCATCACGGCGATATCGCTCTTTTCTTTTTTACCTGTTGCTGGATCGACTATCGTCCCGTTTTGGATGATCAGATCGTACATGTGCTCCCTCCTCGAAGCTACACCGATGAGGTGGCTTTTCCTTCTTTATAGGAGTTCCAATGCCTCTTAAACACCGTAAACATCGATATCGCGGCTATTGCCAGGAACGTAGCGGATATGGGACGAGTAACGAATACGGACCAGTCACCTCCGCTGGCCATTAAGGCTCTTCGCAAATTCTCCTCTGCCATGGGGCCCAGGATGACCCCTATTATCAGTGGTGTTGATGGAATCTTGAACATCTTAAAAAATAGGCCTACCAGACCGAAAGCCACTACACACCAAACGTCGAATATGCGACTTGCGGAGGAGAAGGAACCGACTATACATAGCACCAAGATGACAGGCAGGAGAAGATGTTTTGGTATGTCCAGTAATTTGACGAACCACTTAAGTCCCAAGGTTTCGAAGACTATCATGAAAACATTGGCTACCATTAAAGCGGTGAATATGCCGTACATTATGTCCCCACTTTTGATGAATATCAAAGGACCTGGCGATATGCCGTGGATCATCAGGCCTCCCAGAAATATGGCCGTCACGGTATTGCCAGGTATTCCCATGGAAAGCAGGGGAATGAGTGAACTTCCCACGACGGCGTTGTTGGCCGTCTCTGAAGCTATAACTCCGTCGACTATTCCTGTGCCGAATTTTTCAGGATGTTTGGAGGCGTTTTTAGCCGCACTGTAGGATAAGAGCCCAGCTGTGGAGCCTCCGATTCCAGGCAGTATTCCGATTCCTATGCCTATAAGGGACGAGCGGATCATGTTGCCTGACTGCTGTATGAATTCGGGCCAGGATACACCAAGGCCTTTTAGACTGAATTCTTTCTTTTCCATCTTTTCGTCCAAGGTCTTTCGTCCGAAACCCGCCAGGATTATATCCGTTATGGCGAAAATCCCGATCAGTATGACTAATATGCCAAACCCAGACAAGAGCTGAAAGTTTCCGAACGTGAAACGGGTGAAGCTGTCCAGCGGGGCCATTCCGACCATGGAAAGCGTTATTCCAAATACGCCGCTTAAAAGTCCTTTGAGTAGGGATTTCCCGGATAGGCTGGCGATTATGGTAAGGGAGAAAATCGCTATGGAAAAATATTCCGCTGGGGTGAATTTCAAGGTCAGCTTAGCCAGGTATGGGGATATAAATATCAGGGCTAGGATGCTGATAAGTCCTCCTATGAAGGAGTATAGTATGCCAGCTCCCAGCGCCTTTCCGGCCTCCCCGTTATCGGCCATCGGACCACCGTCGAATATTGTGGCTATAGAGGATGGTGTCCCTGGAATCTTGAGTAGAATAGCTGTTATTAGACCGCCGGAGATGCCTCCTAGATAGAGACCGACCAACAGAGAGATGCCGTTCATAGGCTCCATTCCGAAGGACATTGGGAGGAATAGCACTACAGCCATGGTGGCCGACAGCCCCGGCATCGCTCCAAAGATTATCCCTACTATGACCCCGAAAAGTATCAGTCCTAGACAGACAGGGTTTAAAACAAGAAGAATTCCATCTAAAATCATAATTACACCTCTTATAGCGGAAGTATGCCCGGAGGCAGGATCAGGTTGAAAGCTTTTACAAATAGAAAATATATGATTATCGGGGTAACGATCGAGATCATCCCGAACAGAGGCAGTTTTCGATTTCTGGAGTTGCTCAAGATCATGGTTTGAGTGAACAGATAAAGAGCCGTTGCGATAAGGAACCCGAGGATTTTAAATAAAGCTACGTATCCTATGATGGCCAGGATGGTCATAGCCCCCCCTCCGATATCCTCGCTAGATCGACTTGTCGTTTTGCCCTTTTTCAGCAGGCTGAATACGATAAGCAATGCTGCTAGGCTTATAAAAACTATAGCTATGATCTGGGGAAAGAATCCGGAACCCACTTCTTTCGGGATGATCGGGGAAATCAATTTGGATTGTCGATACATAAAGATACCTAGAACCAGGAAGACTATTCCGCATATCAGATCCCGTATCTTGTCGTTCATGTTAACTCCTCCTTGAGTTTCTGGTTATTTGTTTTTTTATTTTGAGTATTCTTTAAGCGGCGAAGGTGTTTATTTATCAGTTTGTGGCGTTCACATTTAGATTCACCCCAAGGAGGTTTTTCGTTTGTTTTGTAAAATCGTAGATTGCAAAGACTAAATTGTCTTTGCAATCTACGATCAGTGAGCAACGTAATCGACGGATGGTGCAGTCTTGGAGTCTCCGTCGATCGTGGAAGAGCGCTCCCGAGGTTATTTCCCCATCAACTTGCGGATTTTCTGGATCTCGGCCAGATCCTCTTTGCTGGTCTGTTCTGGATCACGGTAAAACGCCTGGGCATGGAAATTTTCGAGCTTTTTCTGGAAGCTTGGATCCATGGTGATCTCTTTAAGGGCTGCTGTGAGTTTTGCCACTATGGCCTGGTCGGTTCCTTTGGGAAACTTCATTTCGTAGAGTTTTCTGCTGACCACATCATAGCCCTGTGAGGTGAAGGTCGGGACGTCTGCTATCGAAGGGATCGATTCGGAGGAGCAAATTCCTAATGCCACGAAATCCCCCTTTTCGATGTAATCCTTCAGATTCATGTAGTTGGCGACTAGAAGATCGACCTGCCCTCCCATAAATGCGACGGTGCGGTCGGCTGCGGCGGACCCGACATCGATCTTGTTGAGCTCGATTCCCATGCTCTCTTCCATCTGAGAGGATACTAGATGGGTGGAGCTTCCATACACCTGTGAGTAGGATACTTTTCCAGGGTTGGCCTTAGCGTAGGCGATCATGTCCTCCAGGTTATTCCAGCCCGAGTCCTTCCGGCATACTAGCGTATAGGTCGAATCCAACGCGACGGTCCCTATATTTTCGAAATCGTTAGTGTAGGAGAAATCGGCCACGCCGGTTACCTCCTGTACGAGAGATGCCGTGTGGTTGAAAAGGATGTTATACCCATCCGGCTTCTGAGACATGACGTATTTTGATGCGATAATGCCGCTGCCTCCGGGCATGTTGACTATGATAAACGGTTTCCCGAATTTATCGCTCAGATTTTTTGCTACGAGCCTTGCGTATAGGTCGGTGTCTCCTCCAGCGTTATAGGGCAAGGTTACTGTTACAGGTTTTTGAGGCCATTTCGATACCTCTGAGGCTTCTACCATGGAGCAGGCAACGGCGCTGAAAAAGAACAACGATAACAGGAGGCAGGATGATAAAGTTCGTTTTTTCATTTTTTTTACTTCCTTTCAGTGATTTTTATTACTTCCCTAAAACTAGCCCAATGATCTAGCTTTCGCCTATGGCGCTATTTCCCTAGCATGATATCCATAAATCACCCTCAATCATAAACAAGACTCTAAGCTGTTTCTTTATGTAGATCTACTGCTTAACATCTGCATATGGAGATGGCTTTTCCCGTTGATTCATGTTAGTATGAATTTTCAACAAAACCAAACAACGTTTTTGGGTCATAATGACAAAAAATTTTTGTTGAATTGGGAGGAGAGATCAGCTTTGGATATTATCAGTCTTTATTATTTTAATGAACTTTGTGAGGATATGAACATGACTCACACTGCATCTCGTCTCTATATAAGCCAGCAAACGCTCAGCAACCATATTCTAAGGCTTGAAAGACATTACGGGGCGCCTCTTTTTTTTCGTAGTCCTCGCTTGAGCTTGACGGATGCCGGGCGAATCATGAGACTTTTTTCAAAAAAAATTTTGGATGAGGAAACTCAACTCAAAAAACTTCTGTTCGATGTCGAGGATCAAAAAAGAGGATTGCTTCGTTTTGGGGCCAGTTCTATGAGGATAAACGACTGTCTTCCCCATATATTGCCTCAATTTTCGCAGGAATATCCTGAGGTTCAGCTGGAAATTTACAGTTCCACTTCCGCTGATTTGGAGAAAAGAGCATGCAACCGTGAATTGGACCTTACTTTATGTGTCTTGGACAGGGATATTCCGGCATTGATTTCCAGAAAGGTATTGTCTGATCAGATCTATCTCTGCGTAGCAGATAGCCTACTGGAGAAATACTATGGGGATGAAGTGGGAGACCTTAAAAAAAGGTCTTCGTTGGGTGTTGATCTAGCGGATTTTGCAGAAGTCCCATTTTTTATGTTATCCGCAGCTAATCGTCTGAGTCATACCATATCGAAATGTTTCGAGGAGGCGGACTGTATTCCTAATATATATCTTTCCGCCACACAGACCAGGCTTGGACCGTCCATTTGTGCCAACGGTCTAGCGGCCTGTTTTATGACCAGGGCCAGTCTAGCTAACACGTTGCAAGAACTTGGACGACAGGTAAATGTCTTTCCACTGATGTACCAAGGAGATCCGATATACCATCATTTATTTTTGGTTCACCATAAAAAACAATATCTGCCAAATTATGCTAAATATTTTGTTGAGTTGCTAGTTGATCATTTTGAGGAGATTGACAGTGTTTTTGCAGCGAATAGTTTGAGGTAGCTATTAACTATTTGGCTATTTTTACTCTAAGGAGCCTGTGGTACCTCGAAGTTTTGTAAACTGATGGGGTGATCGGAGGAGGGCAGTTCCGAAATGCTAAGGCATGTAATTCATTATTCATTCCATTTTTTAGTGCCATTTCTATTGGCAAAGCT
The uncultured Dethiosulfovibrio sp. genome window above contains:
- a CDS encoding tripartite tricarboxylate transporter TctB family protein, with the protein product MNDKIRDLICGIVFLVLGIFMYRQSKLISPIIPKEVGSGFFPQIIAIVFISLAALLIVFSLLKKGKTTSRSSEDIGGGAMTILAIIGYVALFKILGFLIATALYLFTQTMILSNSRNRKLPLFGMISIVTPIIIYFLFVKAFNLILPPGILPL
- a CDS encoding tripartite tricarboxylate transporter substrate binding protein, which translates into the protein MKKRTLSSCLLLSLFFFSAVACSMVEASEVSKWPQKPVTVTLPYNAGGDTDLYARLVAKNLSDKFGKPFIIVNMPGGSGIIASKYVMSQKPDGYNILFNHTASLVQEVTGVADFSYTNDFENIGTVALDSTYTLVCRKDSGWNNLEDMIAYAKANPGKVSYSQVYGSSTHLVSSQMEESMGIELNKIDVGSAAADRTVAFMGGQVDLLVANYMNLKDYIEKGDFVALGICSSESIPSIADVPTFTSQGYDVVSRKLYEMKFPKGTDQAIVAKLTAALKEITMDPSFQKKLENFHAQAFYRDPEQTSKEDLAEIQKIRKLMGK
- a CDS encoding tripartite tricarboxylate transporter permease, yielding MILDGILLVLNPVCLGLILFGVIVGIIFGAMPGLSATMAVVLFLPMSFGMEPMNGISLLVGLYLGGISGGLITAILLKIPGTPSSIATIFDGGPMADNGEAGKALGAGILYSFIGGLISILALIFISPYLAKLTLKFTPAEYFSIAIFSLTIIASLSGKSLLKGLLSGVFGITLSMVGMAPLDSFTRFTFGNFQLLSGFGILVILIGIFAITDIILAGFGRKTLDEKMEKKEFSLKGLGVSWPEFIQQSGNMIRSSLIGIGIGILPGIGGSTAGLLSYSAAKNASKHPEKFGTGIVDGVIASETANNAVVGSSLIPLLSMGIPGNTVTAIFLGGLMIHGISPGPLIFIKSGDIMYGIFTALMVANVFMIVFETLGLKWFVKLLDIPKHLLLPVILVLCIVGSFSSASRIFDVWCVVAFGLVGLFFKMFKIPSTPLIIGVILGPMAEENLRRALMASGGDWSVFVTRPISATFLAIAAISMFTVFKRHWNSYKEGKATSSV
- a CDS encoding LysR family transcriptional regulator encodes the protein MNFQQNQTTFLGHNDKKFLLNWEERSALDIISLYYFNELCEDMNMTHTASRLYISQQTLSNHILRLERHYGAPLFFRSPRLSLTDAGRIMRLFSKKILDEETQLKKLLFDVEDQKRGLLRFGASSMRINDCLPHILPQFSQEYPEVQLEIYSSTSADLEKRACNRELDLTLCVLDRDIPALISRKVLSDQIYLCVADSLLEKYYGDEVGDLKKRSSLGVDLADFAEVPFFMLSAANRLSHTISKCFEEADCIPNIYLSATQTRLGPSICANGLAACFMTRASLANTLQELGRQVNVFPLMYQGDPIYHHLFLVHHKKQYLPNYAKYFVELLVDHFEEIDSVFAANSLR